In the Micromonospora narathiwatensis genome, one interval contains:
- the purH gene encoding bifunctional phosphoribosylaminoimidazolecarboxamide formyltransferase/IMP cyclohydrolase produces MSTIEDARRPIRRALVSVYDKTGLVELARALHEAGVEIVSTGSTAATISGAGVPVTPVEQVTGFPEILDGRVKTLHPKIHGGLLADLRKDAHVAQLAEHGIAGIDLLVSNLYPFQATVASGASQDECVEQIDIGGPAMVRAAAKNHASVAVVTDPAAYPALLAALTEGGFTLAQRRALAARAFADIAEYDVAVAEWFAAGLAEAADGWPEFAGLALRRQAVLRYGENPHQAAALYADPASPAGLAQAEQLHGKEMSYNNYVDADAAWRAANDFPGQPAVAIIKHANPCGIAVGADVAEAHRRAHACDPVSAYGGVIAVNRPVSVELARQVAEIFTEVLVAPGFEPGAVEILQAKKNIRLLHAPEFDPLPAEWRQVTGGVLVQLRDRVDAEGDDPANWRLAAGEAADEATLRDLGFAWRAVRAVKSNAILLAKDGATVGVGMGQVNRVDSARLAVSRAGADRARGSVCASDAFFPFADGPKILIEAGVRAIVQPGGSIRDDETIAACKEAGVTMYLTGTRHFFH; encoded by the coding sequence GTGAGCACCATTGAGGACGCGCGCCGCCCGATCCGGCGGGCGCTGGTCAGCGTCTACGACAAGACCGGCCTGGTCGAACTGGCCCGGGCCCTGCACGAGGCCGGGGTGGAGATCGTCTCGACCGGCAGCACAGCGGCGACGATCTCCGGCGCGGGCGTGCCGGTGACCCCGGTCGAGCAGGTGACCGGCTTCCCGGAGATCCTCGACGGGCGGGTGAAGACCCTGCACCCGAAGATCCATGGTGGCCTCCTCGCCGACCTGCGCAAGGACGCACACGTCGCCCAACTCGCCGAGCACGGCATCGCCGGCATCGACCTGCTGGTCTCCAACCTCTACCCGTTCCAGGCCACGGTCGCCTCCGGCGCGAGCCAGGACGAGTGCGTCGAGCAGATCGACATCGGCGGTCCGGCGATGGTCCGGGCCGCGGCCAAGAACCACGCCTCGGTCGCCGTGGTGACCGATCCGGCGGCGTATCCGGCCCTGCTGGCCGCGCTCACCGAGGGCGGCTTCACCCTGGCCCAGCGCCGGGCGCTCGCCGCCCGGGCGTTCGCCGACATCGCCGAGTACGACGTGGCCGTCGCCGAGTGGTTCGCGGCCGGCCTGGCGGAGGCGGCGGACGGGTGGCCGGAGTTCGCGGGCCTGGCGCTGCGCCGGCAGGCCGTGCTGCGCTACGGCGAGAATCCGCACCAGGCCGCCGCCCTCTACGCCGACCCGGCCAGCCCGGCCGGCCTGGCCCAGGCGGAGCAGCTGCACGGCAAGGAGATGTCGTACAACAACTACGTCGACGCGGACGCCGCGTGGCGGGCCGCGAACGACTTCCCCGGGCAGCCGGCGGTGGCGATCATCAAGCACGCCAACCCGTGCGGCATCGCGGTCGGGGCGGATGTGGCCGAGGCGCACCGCCGGGCGCACGCCTGTGACCCGGTCTCCGCGTACGGCGGGGTGATCGCGGTCAACCGGCCGGTCTCGGTCGAGCTGGCCCGGCAGGTCGCGGAGATCTTCACCGAGGTGCTGGTGGCTCCGGGCTTCGAGCCCGGCGCTGTCGAGATCCTTCAGGCGAAGAAGAACATCCGGCTGCTGCACGCCCCGGAGTTCGACCCGCTGCCGGCGGAGTGGCGGCAGGTCACCGGTGGCGTGCTGGTGCAGCTGCGGGACCGGGTCGACGCCGAGGGCGACGACCCGGCCAACTGGCGGCTGGCCGCCGGCGAGGCCGCCGACGAGGCGACCCTGCGTGACCTCGGGTTCGCCTGGCGCGCGGTCCGTGCGGTGAAGAGCAACGCGATTCTGCTGGCGAAGGACGGTGCCACCGTCGGCGTCGGGATGGGCCAGGTGAACCGGGTCGACTCGGCGCGGCTCGCGGTCAGCCGGGCGGGCGCCGACCGGGCCCGTGGGTCGGTCTGCGCCTCGGACGCCTTCTTCCCGTTCGCCGACGGCCCGAAGATCCTCATCGAGGCCGGGGTCCGGGCGATCGTCCAGCCGGGCGGGTCGATCCGCGACGACGAGACCATCGCCGCCTGCAAGGAGGCCGGCGTGACGATGTACCTCACCGGCACCCGGCACTTCTTCCACTGA
- the sucD gene encoding succinate--CoA ligase subunit alpha gives MAIWLTKDSKVIVQGMTGSEGSKHTRRMLAAGTNVVGGTNPRKAGQTVDFDGTALPVFATVADAMKETGADVTVIFVPPQFTKAAVIEAIDAGIELAVVITEGVPVHDTAAFWAYNVAKGERTRIIGPNCPGIASPGASNAGIIPADITDSGRIGLVSKSGTLTYQMMYELRDIGFSTCVGIGGDPIIGTTHIDALAAFEADPDTDAIVMIGEIGGDAEERAAEFIKANVTKPVVGYIAGFTAPPGKTMGHAGAIISGSAGTAEAKKTALEAVGVKVGKTPTETAKLMREIMSGR, from the coding sequence ATGGCTATCTGGCTGACCAAGGACTCCAAGGTCATCGTGCAGGGGATGACCGGTTCCGAGGGTTCCAAGCACACCCGGCGGATGCTGGCCGCCGGCACCAACGTCGTCGGCGGCACCAACCCGCGTAAGGCGGGCCAGACCGTCGACTTCGACGGCACGGCGCTGCCGGTCTTCGCCACCGTCGCGGACGCCATGAAGGAGACCGGGGCCGACGTCACGGTCATCTTCGTGCCGCCGCAGTTCACCAAGGCCGCGGTGATCGAGGCGATCGACGCCGGCATCGAGCTGGCCGTGGTGATCACCGAGGGCGTGCCGGTGCACGACACCGCCGCGTTCTGGGCGTACAACGTTGCCAAGGGCGAGCGGACCCGGATCATCGGCCCGAACTGCCCGGGTATCGCGTCCCCGGGCGCCTCCAACGCCGGCATCATCCCGGCCGACATCACCGACAGCGGCCGGATCGGCCTGGTCAGCAAGAGCGGCACGCTGACCTACCAGATGATGTACGAGCTGCGCGACATCGGCTTCTCGACCTGCGTCGGCATCGGCGGTGACCCGATCATCGGCACCACCCACATCGACGCCCTGGCCGCGTTCGAGGCGGACCCGGACACCGACGCCATCGTGATGATCGGTGAGATCGGCGGCGACGCCGAGGAGCGGGCGGCCGAGTTCATCAAGGCCAACGTCACCAAGCCGGTGGTCGGCTACATCGCCGGCTTCACCGCCCCGCCCGGCAAGACCATGGGCCACGCCGGCGCGATCATCTCCGGCTCGGCGGGCACCGCCGAGGCGAAGAAGACGGCGCTGGAGGCGGTCGGCGTCAAGGTCGGCAAGACCCCGACCGAGACCGCCAAGCTGATGCGGGAGATCATGTCCGGCCGCTGA
- a CDS encoding DUF4190 domain-containing protein, with translation MQPGYPGQDPYGQQPQDPTAPQQPHDPYAQPPAAPQYGQQPTSGQPYGQQPYQDPYAQQQPYGAAPSYPNAGYPQPQGQQNTLGLVSMILGIASIPLVCCLYIGVPVGIAGAVTGYLGRQKAAQGLANNDGQAKTGLICGSIGAGLGILLFILGMVANFSLPTGP, from the coding sequence ATGCAGCCCGGTTACCCCGGTCAGGATCCGTACGGCCAGCAGCCGCAGGACCCGACCGCCCCGCAGCAGCCCCACGATCCGTACGCCCAGCCGCCGGCGGCTCCCCAGTACGGGCAGCAGCCCACCTCCGGCCAGCCGTACGGACAGCAGCCCTACCAGGACCCGTACGCGCAGCAGCAGCCGTACGGTGCCGCGCCGTCGTACCCGAACGCCGGCTACCCGCAGCCGCAGGGCCAGCAGAACACGCTGGGCCTGGTGTCGATGATCCTCGGTATCGCGTCGATCCCGCTGGTCTGCTGCCTGTACATCGGTGTCCCGGTCGGCATCGCCGGCGCGGTCACCGGCTACCTCGGCCGGCAGAAGGCCGCGCAGGGGCTGGCCAACAACGACGGTCAGGCGAAGACCGGTCTGATCTGCGGCAGCATCGGCGCCGGTCTGGGCATCCTGCTGTTCATCCTGGGGATGGTTGCCAACTTCAGCCTGCCGACCGGCCCCTGA
- the purN gene encoding phosphoribosylglycinamide formyltransferase, whose amino-acid sequence MTEPASVARLVVLVSGSGSNLQELLDATADPGYGARVVAVGADRDGIAGLDRAVAAGVPTFVERLKDHPSREDWDAALTARVAEHRPDLVISAGFLKLVGPRFLAAFDDRYLNTHNTLLPAFPGIHGPRDALAYGVKVTGATLFFVDAGMDTGPIVAQVAVPVLDDDDEETLTERIKEAERRQLVEQVGRLVREGWTITGRKVTVP is encoded by the coding sequence GTGACCGAGCCCGCGTCCGTCGCCCGCCTCGTCGTCCTCGTCTCCGGCTCCGGCAGCAACCTCCAGGAGCTGCTGGACGCCACCGCCGACCCGGGATACGGCGCGCGGGTGGTGGCCGTGGGCGCCGACCGCGACGGGATCGCCGGCCTGGACCGGGCCGTCGCGGCCGGGGTGCCGACCTTCGTCGAGCGGCTGAAGGACCATCCGTCCCGCGAGGACTGGGACGCCGCGCTCACCGCCCGCGTCGCGGAGCACCGGCCCGACCTGGTGATCAGCGCCGGTTTCCTGAAGCTGGTCGGCCCGCGCTTCCTGGCCGCGTTCGACGACCGCTACCTGAACACCCACAACACCCTGCTGCCGGCGTTCCCCGGCATCCACGGCCCCCGGGACGCCCTCGCCTACGGCGTGAAGGTCACCGGTGCCACCCTGTTCTTCGTCGACGCCGGGATGGACACCGGCCCGATCGTCGCCCAGGTCGCCGTTCCGGTGCTCGACGACGACGACGAGGAGACGCTTACCGAGCGCATCAAGGAGGCCGAGCGGCGCCAGCTCGTGGAGCAGGTCGGTCGGCTGGTCCGTGAAGGTTGGACGATCACCGGCAGAAAGGTCACGGTTCCGTGA
- a CDS encoding M23 family metallopeptidase, with protein MRQRLSSEPDRYRGRRRVPTPPRSRYAAVVTTAFVGAGIVALGANALPDAKSVNPSVLDELKQASVTSQDAAARGDNADRASRSGRADSQTAGEQDPWLLPLHGYDFNSPYGMRWGKLHSGVDLVAPEGTPYVAIHAGTVTKAGWFGGYGYAVIVQHADGSEAIYGHSSEVNVQEGQQVKAGDQLGLVGNTGHSYGSHLHLEIHVNGQPLDPVPWLGERGVDIQLETEALYSEVAAS; from the coding sequence GTGCGCCAGCGCCTGTCGTCTGAGCCCGATCGATATCGCGGTCGTCGCCGCGTACCCACCCCCCCGCGTAGCCGCTACGCCGCGGTGGTCACCACCGCTTTCGTGGGAGCCGGCATCGTCGCCCTCGGCGCGAACGCCCTCCCCGACGCCAAGAGCGTCAACCCGTCGGTCCTCGACGAGCTCAAGCAGGCATCGGTCACCAGCCAGGACGCGGCGGCCCGGGGCGACAACGCCGACCGCGCCTCCCGGTCCGGCCGGGCGGACAGTCAAACGGCCGGCGAGCAGGACCCCTGGCTGCTCCCCCTGCACGGATACGACTTCAACTCGCCCTACGGGATGCGCTGGGGCAAGCTGCACAGCGGCGTCGACCTGGTCGCCCCGGAGGGCACCCCGTACGTCGCGATCCACGCCGGCACGGTCACCAAGGCCGGCTGGTTCGGCGGCTACGGCTACGCGGTGATCGTCCAGCACGCCGACGGCAGCGAGGCCATCTACGGCCACTCCTCCGAGGTCAACGTCCAGGAGGGCCAGCAGGTCAAGGCGGGCGACCAGCTCGGCCTGGTCGGGAACACCGGCCACTCCTACGGCTCGCACCTGCACCTGGAGATCCATGTCAACGGGCAGCCGTTGGACCCGGTGCCGTGGCTAGGGGAACGCGGAGTGGACATTCAGCTCGAGACTGAGGCGTTATACAGCGAGGTAGCCGCGTCCTGA
- a CDS encoding cobalamin B12-binding domain-containing protein — MSSRIRVVVAKPGLDGHDRGAKVVARALRDAGMEVIYTGLHQTPEQIVETAIQEDADAVGLSVLSGAHMTLFKRVLELLAERDAADIVVFGGGIIPDADIPELERLGVAKVFTPGATTQSIVEWVRGNVAQPVG, encoded by the coding sequence ATGAGCTCTCGTATCCGGGTCGTCGTCGCGAAGCCCGGCCTGGACGGCCACGACCGCGGCGCGAAGGTCGTCGCGCGTGCGCTGCGCGACGCCGGCATGGAGGTCATCTACACGGGCCTGCACCAGACGCCGGAGCAGATCGTGGAGACCGCGATCCAGGAGGACGCCGACGCGGTCGGCCTCTCCGTGCTGTCCGGCGCGCACATGACCCTCTTCAAGCGGGTGCTCGAACTGCTCGCCGAGCGCGACGCGGCCGACATCGTCGTCTTCGGCGGCGGCATCATCCCGGACGCCGACATCCCCGAGCTGGAGCGGCTCGGCGTCGCGAAGGTCTTCACCCCGGGCGCCACCACCCAGTCCATCGTCGAGTGGGTTCGGGGGAACGTCGCCCAGCCGGTCGGCTGA
- a CDS encoding ABC transporter ATP-binding protein, whose protein sequence is MTPIASPTKVRGETILSVDNLVKHFPITQGVLFKKQVGAVKAVDGVSFELRRGETLGVVGESGCGKSTLARLLMRLEKPTAGRASLEGKDLFRSSGAELRRMRRNMQMVMQDPYTSLNPRMTVGDIIGEPFDIHPEAAPKGSKRRRVQELLDVVGLNPEHVNRYPHQFSGGQRQRIGIARALALRPEIIVCDEPVSALDVSIQAQVINLLEQLQDEFGLSYIFIAHDLSVVRHISDRVAVMYLGKVVEIGTEDEIYERATHPYTQALLSAVPVPDPDARADRKIIRLTGDVPSPADPPTGCRFRTRCWKAQDICATREPFAVLRAADPHPSACHFAEVRPTA, encoded by the coding sequence ATGACACCGATCGCTAGCCCGACCAAGGTCCGCGGCGAGACGATCCTCTCCGTCGACAACCTGGTCAAGCATTTCCCGATCACCCAGGGCGTGCTGTTCAAGAAGCAGGTCGGCGCGGTCAAGGCGGTCGACGGGGTCAGCTTCGAGCTGCGCCGCGGCGAGACGCTCGGCGTGGTCGGCGAGTCCGGCTGCGGCAAGTCCACCCTGGCCCGGCTGCTGATGCGACTGGAGAAGCCGACCGCCGGGCGGGCCTCGCTGGAGGGGAAGGACCTGTTCAGGTCCTCCGGCGCGGAGCTGCGCCGGATGCGCCGCAACATGCAGATGGTGATGCAGGACCCGTACACCTCGCTCAACCCCCGGATGACGGTCGGCGACATCATCGGCGAGCCCTTCGACATCCACCCCGAGGCGGCGCCGAAGGGCAGCAAGCGGCGACGGGTGCAGGAGCTGCTGGACGTGGTGGGGCTCAACCCCGAGCACGTCAACCGCTACCCGCACCAGTTCTCCGGCGGCCAGCGGCAGCGCATCGGCATCGCCCGGGCGCTCGCCCTGCGGCCCGAGATCATCGTCTGCGACGAGCCGGTGTCCGCCCTGGACGTGTCGATCCAGGCCCAGGTGATCAACCTGCTGGAGCAGCTCCAGGACGAGTTCGGGCTGTCGTACATCTTCATCGCGCACGACCTGTCGGTGGTCCGGCACATCTCCGACCGGGTCGCGGTGATGTACCTGGGCAAGGTCGTGGAGATCGGCACCGAGGACGAGATCTACGAACGGGCGACGCACCCGTACACCCAGGCGCTGCTCTCGGCGGTGCCGGTGCCCGACCCGGACGCCCGGGCCGATCGGAAGATCATCCGACTGACCGGCGACGTGCCGAGCCCGGCCGACCCGCCGACGGGCTGCCGGTTCCGCACCCGCTGCTGGAAGGCGCAGGACATCTGCGCCACCCGGGAGCCGTTCGCGGTGCTGCGCGCGGCGGACCCGCACCCCTCGGCCTGCCACTTCGCCGAGGTGCGCCCCACCGCCTGA
- the sucC gene encoding ADP-forming succinate--CoA ligase subunit beta has product MDLYEYQGRDLFERHGLPVLAGGVATTPEEARAIAERLGGRVVVKAQVKVGGRGKAGGVKLAEGAEETVARATDILGMDIKGHTVHKVMITVTADVAEEYYFSYLLDRANRTFLCIASVAGGMDIEQVAAETPEKVVKAPIDANVGVDEAKAREIVTAAAFPAEVADQVVDVAVKLWQAFVAEDATLVEVNPLAKTRDGKLLLLDAKVSLDENAAFRHPDHEALVDQASVDPLEQAAKEKDLNYVKLDGEVGIIGNGAGLVMSTLDVVAYAGERHGGVKPANFLDIGGGASAAVMANGLEIVLSDPSVRSVFVNVFGGITACDEVANGIVQALALLEQRGEQVTKPLVVRLDGNNAEAGRAILDGANNPLVQRVDTMDGAAERAAELAAAGV; this is encoded by the coding sequence GTGGACCTGTACGAGTACCAGGGGCGGGACCTGTTCGAGCGGCACGGGTTGCCCGTGCTCGCCGGCGGCGTCGCCACTACCCCGGAGGAGGCCCGCGCGATCGCCGAACGCCTCGGCGGCCGGGTGGTCGTCAAGGCGCAGGTGAAGGTCGGTGGCCGTGGCAAGGCCGGCGGCGTCAAGCTGGCCGAGGGCGCGGAGGAGACGGTGGCCCGCGCCACCGACATCCTCGGCATGGACATCAAGGGTCACACGGTCCACAAGGTCATGATCACCGTGACCGCGGACGTGGCCGAGGAGTACTACTTCTCGTATCTGCTCGACCGGGCGAACCGCACCTTCCTCTGCATCGCCAGCGTTGCCGGTGGTATGGACATCGAGCAGGTTGCCGCCGAGACCCCGGAGAAGGTGGTCAAGGCCCCGATCGACGCCAACGTCGGCGTGGACGAGGCGAAGGCGCGTGAGATCGTGACCGCCGCCGCCTTCCCGGCCGAGGTGGCCGACCAGGTCGTCGACGTCGCGGTGAAGCTGTGGCAGGCGTTCGTCGCCGAGGACGCCACGCTGGTCGAGGTGAACCCGCTGGCCAAGACCAGGGACGGCAAGCTGCTGCTGCTGGACGCCAAGGTCAGCCTCGACGAGAACGCCGCGTTCCGGCACCCGGACCACGAGGCCCTGGTCGACCAGGCGTCGGTCGACCCGCTGGAGCAGGCCGCCAAGGAGAAGGACCTCAACTACGTCAAGCTCGACGGCGAGGTCGGCATCATCGGCAACGGCGCGGGTCTGGTCATGTCCACCCTCGACGTGGTGGCGTACGCGGGCGAGCGGCACGGCGGCGTCAAGCCGGCCAACTTCCTCGACATCGGCGGTGGCGCGAGCGCCGCGGTGATGGCGAACGGTCTGGAGATCGTCCTCTCCGACCCCTCGGTCAGGAGCGTCTTCGTCAACGTCTTCGGCGGCATCACCGCCTGCGACGAGGTCGCCAACGGCATCGTGCAGGCGTTGGCGCTGCTGGAGCAGCGGGGCGAGCAGGTCACCAAGCCGCTCGTCGTCCGCCTCGACGGCAACAACGCCGAGGCCGGTCGGGCGATCCTCGACGGCGCGAACAACCCGCTGGTCCAGCGGGTCGACACCATGGACGGCGCGGCCGAGCGGGCCGCCGAGCTGGCGGCTGCGGGGGTCTGA
- a CDS encoding ABC transporter ATP-binding protein — protein MTQSAVRPVPATPTPPGGHLLEVRDLHIEFRTHEGVAKVINGVSYHLDPGETLAVLGESGSGKSVTAQAIMGILDTPPAHIRSGQILYQGQDLLTRSEEQRRQVRGKEIAMIFQDALSALNPVFPVGWQIGETLRQREGMSRADARRRAVELMDLVKIPAAARRLGDYPHQFSGGMRQRVMIAMALALNPKVLIADEPTTALDVTVQAQIMDLLADLRRDLNMAMILITHDLGVVAGVADRIAVMYAGRIVEHADVRSLYRTPAHPYTKGLLASIPRLDVRGQALSTIKGLPPNLMRIPSGCPFHPRCPYAQQVCVDEVPPELALGAGRTSACHFAQEVRDDTDR, from the coding sequence ATGACCCAGTCCGCTGTCCGGCCGGTGCCGGCCACGCCCACCCCGCCGGGTGGTCACCTGCTCGAGGTACGGGACCTGCACATCGAGTTCCGCACCCACGAGGGCGTGGCCAAGGTGATCAACGGGGTGTCCTACCACCTCGACCCGGGCGAGACCCTGGCCGTGCTCGGCGAGTCCGGCTCCGGGAAGTCCGTGACCGCCCAGGCGATCATGGGCATCCTCGACACCCCGCCGGCGCACATCCGCTCCGGCCAGATCCTCTACCAGGGCCAGGACCTGCTGACCCGGTCGGAGGAGCAGCGCCGACAGGTGCGCGGCAAGGAGATCGCGATGATCTTCCAGGACGCCCTCTCCGCGCTGAACCCGGTCTTCCCGGTCGGCTGGCAGATCGGTGAGACGCTCCGCCAGCGCGAGGGGATGTCCCGCGCCGACGCCCGCCGCCGCGCCGTCGAGCTGATGGACCTGGTCAAGATCCCGGCCGCGGCGAGGCGGCTCGGCGACTACCCGCACCAGTTCTCCGGCGGCATGCGGCAGCGCGTCATGATCGCCATGGCGCTCGCCCTGAACCCGAAGGTGCTCATCGCCGACGAGCCGACCACCGCGCTGGACGTCACCGTGCAGGCCCAGATCATGGACCTGCTGGCCGACCTGCGTCGCGACCTGAACATGGCGATGATCCTGATCACCCACGACCTCGGCGTGGTCGCCGGGGTCGCGGACCGGATCGCCGTCATGTACGCCGGCCGGATCGTCGAGCACGCCGACGTGCGCTCGCTGTACCGGACGCCGGCCCACCCGTACACCAAGGGACTGCTGGCGTCGATCCCACGGCTCGACGTACGCGGCCAGGCGTTGTCGACGATCAAGGGACTGCCGCCGAACCTGATGCGCATCCCCTCCGGCTGCCCGTTCCACCCCCGGTGCCCGTACGCGCAGCAGGTCTGCGTGGACGAGGTGCCACCCGAGCTGGCCCTCGGCGCGGGCCGGACCAGCGCGTGCCACTTCGCCCAGGAGGTCCGTGATGACACCGATCGCTAG
- a CDS encoding cell division protein PerM — MSSVTPDQPRRTVAGVAADARPTGRVRPRVPAPRSGEAPRGRAPLPVAAGVAAGWAAVTSWLPVTLVLGLAQLSADAGSLPGALRAGLAGWLLGHGVPLETSAGPLGLAPLALTALAVWRLTRAGVHATRAIGARGGRSPRQALTVAVAVGIGYALLGALAAVAVSAGGPRVSPVRAGLAFALLGTLAALVGAVRTTGVSVLLARRSAPPLRDGVRTGLVAGLLLLGAGAGASGLAVATGGGDAADMIGAYRTGVAGQAGITLVSLAYAPNATIWSTSYLLGPGFAVGTGTAVRTSEVSLGALPAVPLLAGLPRGPVGGLGGGLLAVPVLAGMAAGWLLARRLARVAAEERARVDWRALLVPAALAGPVAGVLLGVAAALSGGPLGGGRLAEIGPVWWQVAGVATAVVAAGALLGAAATRILTREATPRRRRTGAETARGAPDAPGRP, encoded by the coding sequence ATGTCATCCGTCACCCCTGACCAGCCTCGCCGTACCGTCGCCGGTGTCGCCGCCGACGCCCGGCCGACCGGCCGTGTCCGGCCCCGGGTGCCCGCACCCCGGTCGGGGGAGGCGCCGCGCGGCCGGGCCCCGCTGCCGGTCGCCGCCGGGGTGGCGGCCGGCTGGGCCGCCGTGACGTCGTGGCTGCCGGTGACCCTGGTGCTCGGTCTGGCCCAGCTCAGCGCGGACGCCGGCTCGCTGCCCGGCGCGCTCCGCGCCGGCCTCGCCGGCTGGCTGCTCGGTCACGGAGTGCCGCTGGAGACCTCCGCCGGGCCGCTCGGCCTGGCGCCGCTCGCCCTGACCGCGCTCGCCGTCTGGCGGCTCACCCGGGCCGGCGTGCACGCCACCCGGGCCATCGGCGCCCGCGGCGGTCGCTCACCCCGGCAGGCGCTCACCGTCGCGGTCGCCGTCGGCATCGGGTACGCGCTGCTCGGCGCCCTCGCCGCGGTCGCGGTCAGCGCCGGTGGCCCGCGCGTGTCCCCGGTCCGGGCCGGGCTGGCCTTCGCGCTGCTGGGCACGCTCGCCGCACTGGTCGGCGCGGTGCGTACCACCGGCGTTTCGGTGCTGCTGGCCCGGCGGTCGGCGCCGCCACTGCGGGACGGGGTGCGCACCGGCCTGGTCGCCGGGCTGCTGTTGCTGGGCGCGGGTGCCGGGGCGTCCGGGCTCGCCGTGGCGACCGGTGGCGGCGACGCGGCCGACATGATCGGGGCGTACCGGACCGGGGTGGCCGGTCAGGCGGGGATCACCCTGGTCAGCCTCGCCTACGCGCCGAACGCCACCATCTGGTCGACCAGTTACCTGCTCGGTCCCGGGTTCGCCGTCGGCACCGGCACGGCCGTACGCACCAGCGAGGTCTCCCTCGGCGCGCTGCCGGCCGTACCGCTGCTGGCCGGACTGCCGCGGGGGCCGGTCGGCGGGCTCGGCGGGGGACTGCTCGCGGTGCCGGTGCTGGCCGGGATGGCCGCCGGCTGGCTGCTGGCCCGGCGGCTGGCGCGGGTCGCGGCCGAGGAACGGGCCAGGGTCGACTGGCGGGCGCTGCTGGTCCCGGCGGCGCTCGCCGGCCCGGTCGCCGGGGTGCTGCTCGGCGTGGCAGCCGCGCTCTCCGGCGGGCCGCTCGGCGGCGGCCGGTTGGCCGAGATCGGCCCGGTGTGGTGGCAGGTGGCCGGGGTGGCCACGGCGGTCGTCGCCGCCGGCGCGCTGCTCGGTGCCGCCGCCACCAGGATTCTCACCCGCGAGGCCACTCCCCGGCGGAGACGGACGGGGGCGGAGACGGCGAGGGGCGCCCCGGATGCTCCGGGGCGCCCCTGA
- a CDS encoding M23 family metallopeptidase has protein sequence MKVPVQEDSFSQNENAPDTPGRHRLRTRTGRRGTYLVIGAVALVGLGLGGVSVATADHRAPAPTPAAVDFDAQARAEAAARADRSVRESTAPVTPSAVPASPSATPASPSPSPTTASPKPRPTKTATAQPKPKKTAAPKPAWVIPMAGAEITSCYGPRWGTLHAGIDFAMPNGTPIHAAAAGTVVKAGDAGDGYGNSVFIDHNNGYLTHYAHQSRLIVSVGDKVTAGQVIGYEGATGDATGPHLHFEVHQGAMWNQIDPAPFLRARGIDVAC, from the coding sequence ATGAAGGTCCCCGTGCAGGAAGACAGCTTCAGCCAGAACGAGAACGCCCCGGACACCCCCGGCCGGCACCGCCTGCGCACGCGTACGGGCCGGCGTGGCACCTACCTCGTCATCGGCGCGGTCGCGCTGGTCGGCCTCGGCCTCGGCGGCGTCTCCGTCGCCACCGCCGACCACCGCGCCCCGGCACCGACCCCGGCCGCCGTCGACTTCGACGCCCAGGCCCGGGCCGAGGCCGCCGCCCGGGCCGACCGCTCCGTCCGTGAGTCGACCGCCCCGGTCACCCCGTCCGCCGTTCCGGCCAGCCCGTCCGCCACCCCGGCCAGCCCGTCGCCGAGCCCGACCACGGCGAGCCCCAAGCCGAGGCCGACGAAGACCGCCACCGCCCAGCCGAAGCCCAAGAAGACCGCCGCGCCGAAGCCCGCGTGGGTCATCCCGATGGCCGGTGCCGAGATCACCTCCTGCTACGGGCCGCGATGGGGCACCCTGCACGCCGGCATCGACTTCGCGATGCCGAACGGCACGCCGATCCACGCCGCCGCGGCGGGCACCGTGGTCAAGGCTGGCGACGCCGGCGACGGGTACGGCAACTCGGTCTTCATCGACCACAACAACGGCTACCTGACCCACTACGCGCACCAGAGCCGCCTGATCGTCAGCGTCGGCGACAAGGTGACCGCCGGCCAGGTCATCGGATACGAGGGCGCCACCGGCGACGCCACCGGTCCACACCTGCACTTCGAGGTGCACCAGGGCGCGATGTGGAACCAGATCGACCCGGCACCGTTCCTGCGTGCCCGGGGCATCGACGTGGCCTGCTGA